Proteins from a genomic interval of Paenibacillus sp. FSL H8-0048:
- a CDS encoding carbohydrate binding domain-containing protein produces the protein MKKKIPALLAAAIIVTGLLSPLGSGGAEAASALSRLTAPAETTAALQGGSSGISDLKAFTDVKEGSWAAQSVQRWSSSGVISGYGDGSFRPEQKVTRAEFTAIINRIFGYKDMAAVLPADVPAGAWYKNDIAKAVAAGYLSADADQRIEPAAPLKRGEAVLALQQILRLETERQAKDMYSDLAGADSAVSAAADAFTAAGYMHGYAGGLFKPDGRITRAELAKLADSLVPELRSAAGEVKLGKVKGNVVLSHEDITLSDSIIEGNLYLTEGIGEGELRLEGVQVKGTTYIRGGGEHSVSLVNCTLGPVQVAKPKGSVRIVASGTTATGTVYLDSGAILEEGALTGEGFANVVLPAGERAVTLIGNYGVVSTADAAGGNLTLSLSGQLSKLIWSTPGKLVLLKQAQVAELLLTAGARGTTITGSGSFGTVLNQAEAVTAGDIALKPGSRSNLNLASPQASQPPVAAGGGETVTATPEPTPTATPAPEVTPEPTPIPTPVVTPEPTPIPTPEPTLIPTPEVTPEPTPIPTPEPTPIPTPEVTPEPTPTPEVTPTPTPTATPAPTSDPWSLVWNDEFDDNVIDPAKWTYDLGDGTVVGNPGWGNNELEYYTNDPKNVKEQDGKLIITARKEPMGGKPYTSTRIKTNGLYSKMYGKFEIRAKAPAGKGLWPAIWMLPENYVYGNWAASGELDIMEGWGSRPNVVAGTIHYGSQWPDNVYSGKEYVLPGGSTIEEFHTYSIEWEPGEIRWYVDGVLFSTKNDWYSKSSGQPAVNAYPAPFNQKFHLLMNLAVGGNFDGNPTEETVFPSSMEIDYVRIYELTGREYRQPVPVELAKEPYLEGAKPPLADGNFIYNSGFTEQVEGDPGMGIPNTAHWVMYKEEGADAALSLEQAGGVNLLKVNILKPGGNTYSIQPQAIVSLAKGRYYKLSFDARTDTAREFTARLTGGAPLGFPSYSPAFKAVLTPQLQHYETMFQMKESSDNAARIEFNLGTNASPVWLGNARLEEIDSIPFDHDSAKTPLGSGNHLYNGSFDLGEPDRMSYWHIDASGGAEVNPQVDTEGRLKLDITGADSGGSEVTLQQKGIFLVQDQDYKLTFEADSSSARTAVVELRGYDGVVYASQPVQLNVGQQQAEAVFKNFPGGSDRLGQFVLRLSGGTGTVLLDQFVLVRTSSYYDPDLTYYPLLNGDFSFGLTSWERLLTEDGGQSTAAAVDGAAKFSITNTGNQAYSVMLFQNNLRAAAGLDYVVEFDASSSVARQINVKAENASYSPSMDKTVELTPEMKHYRFEFRQGSNDTLSLKFLLGKVGGVSVPQSHDIIIDNVRFEIKDAPAKPQELLADSTANRVSQPIELTFIPKAEWSGSIKSVKVNGVALAAELYDVEPGAITIQPAAFPAEGSYIITVEAEGYVNASVVQTILASDGNLVVNGSFTSGSTGWSIWSGEGGASSFQVVDGAAEVLITAAGSQAWHTQLYQEKIPLEAGATYELSFRAKSTVPRQIVVEYSGTSAQAAQAKFGITATWATYSTQFSVTNGNPLKLNYLIGATLGEDKTANHTPHTISFDDIVLRKVTDGPDTEPASGTLDNGTFDAQPALKGWTQYFEGAGNAAVRNGELEVSLGFTGSANYAAQVDYRDLKLTQGKSYTLNFSARSDINRHIEVAVEHFGGDYTKYLQTTAAALTGEIQRFSYTFTMNGGTDAGVHLVFLLGLNPGNSAETNAAIEAGNHIYIDDVSLVENP, from the coding sequence ATGAAAAAGAAAATACCGGCGTTGTTAGCAGCCGCAATAATCGTTACCGGACTTCTATCGCCGCTGGGCAGCGGCGGGGCTGAGGCGGCGTCTGCTCTGAGCAGGCTGACAGCACCTGCGGAGACAACGGCCGCTTTGCAGGGCGGAAGCTCAGGGATTAGCGATTTGAAAGCGTTTACCGATGTGAAAGAGGGCAGCTGGGCAGCTCAATCAGTGCAGCGCTGGAGCAGCAGCGGGGTGATCTCAGGCTACGGGGACGGCAGCTTCCGGCCGGAGCAGAAGGTGACCCGGGCAGAGTTCACGGCCATTATCAACCGGATTTTCGGCTATAAGGACATGGCGGCCGTGCTTCCGGCAGATGTCCCGGCGGGGGCCTGGTATAAGAACGATATTGCTAAAGCGGTAGCAGCGGGGTATCTGAGTGCAGATGCAGATCAGCGAATTGAACCTGCAGCTCCGCTGAAGCGCGGGGAGGCGGTTCTTGCGCTTCAGCAGATACTGAGGCTGGAGACGGAACGTCAAGCGAAGGACATGTATAGCGACCTGGCGGGAGCCGACAGTGCAGTAAGCGCTGCGGCGGATGCTTTTACGGCAGCAGGTTATATGCACGGCTATGCCGGAGGCTTATTCAAGCCGGACGGGAGGATCACCCGGGCCGAGCTGGCGAAGCTGGCGGATTCACTGGTGCCGGAGCTGCGCTCCGCAGCCGGGGAAGTGAAGCTGGGCAAGGTGAAGGGCAATGTGGTGCTGAGCCATGAGGATATTACACTTAGCGACAGCATCATTGAAGGGAATCTCTATCTTACCGAGGGGATCGGGGAGGGAGAGCTCCGGCTGGAGGGAGTGCAGGTGAAGGGCACCACCTATATCCGCGGCGGCGGTGAACATAGCGTGAGCCTGGTGAATTGTACTCTTGGGCCTGTTCAGGTGGCGAAGCCGAAGGGCAGCGTCCGCATCGTTGCCAGCGGGACGACAGCTACTGGAACAGTGTACCTTGATTCCGGTGCTATTCTGGAAGAAGGCGCGCTTACCGGGGAGGGCTTCGCCAATGTTGTACTCCCGGCAGGGGAGAGGGCGGTCACTCTTATTGGCAATTATGGGGTTGTATCCACCGCTGATGCCGCCGGAGGCAACCTTACGCTGAGCTTGTCAGGCCAGCTGTCCAAGCTGATCTGGAGTACTCCCGGCAAGCTGGTGCTGTTGAAACAAGCGCAGGTGGCTGAGCTGCTACTTACAGCCGGTGCCCGGGGCACTACGATTACGGGCAGCGGCAGCTTCGGGACCGTGCTGAATCAGGCCGAGGCTGTGACGGCCGGGGACATCGCGCTCAAGCCGGGCAGCCGCAGCAATCTGAATCTGGCCTCGCCGCAGGCCAGCCAGCCGCCTGTTGCTGCGGGGGGCGGGGAGACGGTAACGGCTACGCCGGAGCCGACACCGACGGCAACACCAGCGCCAGAGGTTACGCCGGAGCCAACGCCGATACCAACACCAGTGGTCACACCGGAGCCGACGCCAATACCGACGCCGGAACCGACGCTGATACCAACGCCGGAAGTTACGCCGGAACCGACACCAATACCGACGCCGGAGCCAACGCCGATACCAACGCCGGAAGTTACGCCGGAACCGACACCAACGCCAGAGGTTACGCCGACGCCGACACCGACGGCAACACCAGCGCCGACCAGTGATCCTTGGAGTCTGGTGTGGAATGATGAATTCGATGACAATGTCATTGATCCTGCGAAGTGGACCTATGATCTCGGAGATGGCACCGTTGTCGGAAATCCGGGCTGGGGCAATAATGAGCTGGAGTATTATACGAATGATCCGAAGAATGTGAAGGAGCAGGACGGCAAGCTAATCATTACCGCGCGCAAGGAGCCAATGGGCGGCAAGCCGTACACTTCCACCAGAATTAAGACCAACGGCTTGTATAGCAAAATGTACGGCAAATTCGAGATCCGGGCGAAGGCACCGGCAGGCAAGGGGCTGTGGCCGGCGATCTGGATGCTGCCGGAGAATTATGTGTACGGCAATTGGGCGGCCTCCGGGGAGCTGGATATTATGGAAGGCTGGGGCAGCCGTCCGAATGTAGTTGCCGGAACGATCCATTATGGTTCCCAGTGGCCGGATAATGTCTATTCCGGCAAGGAATATGTGCTGCCGGGCGGTTCTACTATTGAAGAATTCCACACTTACTCCATTGAATGGGAACCGGGTGAGATCCGCTGGTATGTGGACGGGGTGCTGTTCTCTACCAAGAATGACTGGTACAGCAAGAGTAGCGGACAGCCTGCGGTGAATGCGTATCCGGCACCGTTTAACCAGAAGTTCCACCTGCTGATGAATCTGGCAGTCGGCGGCAACTTCGATGGTAATCCTACGGAAGAAACGGTATTTCCGAGTTCCATGGAGATTGACTATGTCAGAATCTATGAACTGACAGGACGCGAATACCGCCAGCCGGTACCAGTGGAGCTGGCGAAGGAGCCTTATCTGGAGGGAGCGAAGCCGCCGCTGGCGGACGGCAACTTCATTTATAACAGCGGGTTCACGGAGCAGGTGGAGGGAGATCCCGGGATGGGCATTCCGAATACAGCCCACTGGGTAATGTACAAGGAGGAAGGCGCGGATGCAGCCCTATCCCTGGAGCAGGCAGGCGGCGTAAATCTCCTCAAGGTAAACATCTTGAAGCCGGGCGGCAACACCTATTCAATTCAGCCGCAGGCCATTGTCTCGCTGGCAAAGGGCAGATATTACAAGCTAAGCTTCGACGCTAGAACGGATACGGCAAGGGAATTCACAGCCCGGCTGACCGGAGGCGCACCGCTGGGCTTCCCGTCCTATTCCCCGGCATTCAAGGCAGTGCTGACCCCGCAGCTTCAGCATTACGAGACGATGTTCCAGATGAAGGAGAGCTCGGACAATGCCGCGCGGATTGAGTTCAACCTGGGGACCAATGCTTCCCCGGTCTGGCTCGGCAATGCACGGCTTGAAGAAATCGATAGCATTCCCTTCGATCATGACAGCGCCAAGACGCCGCTCGGCAGCGGCAACCATCTGTACAACGGCAGCTTCGATCTGGGCGAGCCGGACCGGATGAGCTATTGGCATATTGATGCTTCAGGAGGTGCGGAGGTTAATCCGCAGGTCGACACTGAAGGCCGCCTGAAGCTGGACATTACAGGCGCGGACTCTGGCGGCAGCGAGGTTACGCTGCAACAGAAGGGGATTTTCCTGGTGCAAGACCAGGATTACAAGCTGACCTTCGAGGCGGATAGCTCCTCCGCACGGACAGCAGTAGTTGAACTGCGCGGCTATGACGGCGTTGTCTATGCTTCCCAGCCGGTTCAGCTGAATGTGGGACAGCAGCAAGCTGAAGCGGTGTTCAAGAACTTCCCGGGAGGCAGCGACCGGCTTGGACAATTCGTTCTGCGTCTAAGCGGGGGCACCGGAACGGTGCTGCTGGATCAATTCGTACTGGTACGCACCAGCTCCTATTATGACCCTGATCTGACCTATTACCCGCTCTTGAACGGGGATTTCAGCTTCGGGCTTACAAGCTGGGAGCGGCTGCTGACAGAAGACGGCGGCCAGAGCACTGCGGCTGCGGTGGACGGGGCAGCGAAATTCAGTATTACGAACACCGGCAATCAGGCGTATTCGGTGATGCTTTTCCAGAATAACCTGAGGGCTGCGGCGGGCTTGGATTATGTGGTTGAATTCGATGCCAGCTCAAGCGTGGCCCGGCAGATCAATGTGAAGGCAGAGAATGCGAGCTATTCTCCTTCCATGGATAAGACGGTGGAGCTGACACCAGAGATGAAGCATTACCGGTTCGAATTCCGGCAGGGGTCGAATGATACGCTGTCATTGAAATTCCTGCTTGGCAAGGTGGGCGGGGTGAGCGTTCCGCAGAGTCATGACATCATCATCGACAATGTACGATTCGAGATCAAGGACGCACCGGCGAAGCCGCAGGAGCTGCTCGCAGATTCCACAGCCAACCGGGTATCACAGCCAATTGAGCTTACCTTTATCCCGAAAGCGGAGTGGTCCGGCAGTATTAAGTCCGTTAAGGTGAACGGCGTCGCGCTTGCGGCGGAGCTGTACGATGTAGAGCCTGGAGCAATCACAATTCAGCCTGCCGCCTTCCCCGCAGAGGGAAGCTATATCATTACCGTGGAAGCTGAAGGTTATGTTAACGCTAGTGTGGTGCAGACCATTCTGGCGAGTGATGGCAATCTGGTCGTCAACGGATCATTCACCAGCGGCAGCACAGGCTGGTCTATCTGGTCCGGCGAAGGCGGAGCTTCTTCCTTCCAAGTGGTGGACGGAGCAGCGGAGGTGCTGATCACGGCGGCGGGGTCACAAGCCTGGCACACCCAGCTCTATCAGGAGAAAATCCCGCTGGAAGCCGGTGCAACCTATGAGCTGAGCTTCAGAGCGAAATCTACCGTTCCCCGGCAGATTGTCGTGGAGTACAGCGGAACCTCTGCCCAGGCGGCTCAGGCGAAGTTCGGCATTACGGCCACATGGGCGACTTACAGCACACAGTTCAGTGTGACGAACGGCAACCCGCTGAAGCTGAATTATCTGATCGGCGCGACGCTGGGTGAGGATAAGACGGCGAACCATACGCCGCATACGATTTCTTTTGACGATATCGTGCTTAGGAAAGTAACAGACGGACCGGACACGGAGCCTGCCAGCGGCACACTGGATAACGGCACATTCGATGCGCAGCCGGCTCTTAAGGGCTGGACCCAGTACTTCGAGGGTGCCGGAAATGCCGCAGTCCGGAATGGGGAGCTTGAGGTGTCGCTGGGCTTCACGGGATCTGCCAACTACGCCGCCCAGGTAGACTATAGGGATCTGAAGCTGACTCAGGGTAAAAGCTATACCTTGAACTTCAGCGCCCGTTCGGATATCAACCGTCATATTGAAGTAGCAGTCGAGCATTTCGGAGGAGATTACACGAAGTATTTGCAGACAACCGCCGCTGCCTTGACTGGCGAAATTCAACGCTTCAGCTACACCTTCACCATGAACGGCGGAACGGATGCAGGCGTTCATCTCGTCTTTCTGCTGGGGCTGAATCCCGGAAACAGCGCAGAGACGAATGCGGCTATCGAGGCAGGCAATCATATCTACATCGATGATGTGAGTCTGGTGGAGAACCCGTAA
- a CDS encoding GbsR/MarR family transcriptional regulator — translation MNDLEGLLPEQIEKISKARERVIDSIGKNMDLYGITLSIGHLYGYMYFNEGPVTLDELSRTMGMSKTSMSTGVRTLLDLKMIDKVWGKGTRKDLFEVVPDWHQNFSDYFSIKWRKAVEGNMTALNKSLAEIRQMQTDYADEPGLSRLLHTDELKIEEAIKYYRWLLKLIESLETGKIFELIPKE, via the coding sequence ATGAACGATTTAGAGGGGCTTCTGCCCGAGCAAATAGAGAAAATCAGCAAGGCCCGCGAACGGGTCATCGATTCTATCGGTAAAAATATGGATTTATACGGCATTACCTTATCGATTGGGCATTTATACGGTTATATGTACTTTAATGAGGGCCCGGTTACACTGGATGAGCTGAGCCGCACCATGGGTATGAGCAAGACCTCCATGAGTACTGGAGTCCGTACACTGCTTGATTTGAAGATGATCGATAAAGTCTGGGGCAAGGGCACCCGCAAGGATCTGTTCGAGGTGGTTCCCGACTGGCACCAGAACTTCAGCGATTACTTCTCTATTAAATGGAGAAAAGCAGTGGAAGGGAATATGACCGCCCTTAACAAATCGCTCGCCGAAATCCGGCAGATGCAAACCGATTATGCGGACGAGCCGGGCCTCTCGCGACTGCTCCACACCGACGAGCTCAAGATTGAGGAAGCTATCAAATACTACCGCTGGCTGCTGAAGCTGATCGAGTCGCTTGAAACCGGCAAGATCTTTGAATTAATTCCTAAGGAATAA